The genomic DNA AGGCAAGAGCAGCTTTAAGGATGTCTTTTTGGCTTATTTGCCCTATTAGTTTACCATTTTCAACAATAGGGAAACGTCTTCTTTTAGAGGCAAGAAACTTATTAGCAGCATCAAAAATATTCATATTACCATCAATGGTTTCAACATTTTTAACCATATGCTTTTCAACGGTCGCATTATCCATGGGCATGTTATAATATCTGCTTTCACTTATTTGTTTAATACAGTCACCTTCAGAAATAACACCAATTAATTCGTTTTTTTCATTTATTACAGGAGCACCCGAAATTCTATGTTTTATTATAGCATCAATAACCTGTTCAATTCTTTGATCAGATTTAAACGTAATCAAATTTGTGGTCATATAGTCACTAACCTTTATTGGTGTGGCAGGTGTATCTTTTTGTGTCTTTTTTCGTGAAGCTAGAAAACTCTTAATTCCCATGGTAATTGAATTTAGTAATCTTAAATATAGTTAAATTTTTTAAATTTCCCTAAAAAAATATTTTTCCCAGTAGCAAGGTTTTAATTAGCAATAACACATTATGCTTAAATAATTTCTGAA from Flavivirga abyssicola includes the following:
- a CDS encoding CBS domain-containing protein; the protein is MGIKSFLASRKKTQKDTPATPIKVSDYMTTNLITFKSDQRIEQVIDAIIKHRISGAPVINEKNELIGVISEGDCIKQISESRYYNMPMDNATVEKHMVKNVETIDGNMNIFDAANKFLASKRRRFPIVENGKLIGQISQKDILKAALALKGQNWK